The following proteins are encoded in a genomic region of Nicotiana sylvestris chromosome 4, ASM39365v2, whole genome shotgun sequence:
- the LOC138890273 gene encoding uncharacterized protein, translated as MVSISTGSETSLEIELQTAGSIVGVETTKSGEVGGKNRKGKERESKGARSAMRGKGKEVVDSLPTPMSLTKDTCAMRGSSKVKTPGTARANNKRKADPSITVETPLTRVRATRSQKKQSDVELEKALEESRRKAVAKGKKKMSEPVDVDEMDLVLRDKEETEEVEVLTPKPKKAKDFH; from the exons atggttagtatcagcacaggCAGTGAAACAAGCCTTGAAATTGAATTGCAGACAGCAG GGTCTATAGTAGGTGTTGAGACTACAAAATCTGgagaagttggtggtaaaaatagaaagggaaaagaaagagagagcaAGGGTGCTAGGAGTGCTATGAGGGGAAAGGGTAAAGAAGTAGTTGATTCTTTACCCACTCCTATGAGTTTAACCAAAGACACATGTGCTATG AGAGGGAGTTCAAAGGTTAAAACTCCTGGCACTGCTAGGGCAAACAATAAAAGGAAGGCTGACCCCTCTATTACTGTTGAAACTCCTCTCACAAGAGTTAGAGCCACAAGAAGCCAGAAAAAGCAGAGTGATGTAGAACTGGAGAAAGCCTTGGAAGAAAGTAGAAGAAAAGCAGTTGCTAagggaaagaagaagatgagtgaGCCTGTTGATGTTGATGAGATGGACCTGGTCCTTCGAGATAAAGAAGAGACTGAAGAAGTGGAGGTTCTGACTCCCAAACCCAAGAAAGCCAAAGACTTCCACTAA